From Flavobacterium sp. 102, a single genomic window includes:
- the rpmA gene encoding 50S ribosomal protein L27 yields the protein MAHKKGVGSSKNGRESESKRLGVKIYGGQAAIAGNIIVRQRGSKHNPGENVYMGKDHTLHAKVAGVVKFQKKSDNKSFVSVIPFEA from the coding sequence ATGGCTCACAAGAAAGGTGTCGGTAGTTCTAAGAATGGTAGAGAATCAGAATCGAAACGTTTAGGTGTTAAGATTTATGGTGGTCAAGCAGCCATTGCTGGAAATATCATCGTTAGACAAAGAGGTTCTAAACACAATCCGGGAGAAAACGTTTACATGGGTAAAGATCATACTTTACATGCAAAAGTTGCCGGAGTAGTGAAATTCCAAAAGAAATCAGACAACAAATCATTTGTTTCTGTTATTCCTTTCGAAGCATAA
- the rplU gene encoding 50S ribosomal protein L21, which produces MYAIVEIAGQQFKVSKDLKVYVHRLANEEGSKVSFDKVLLLDDNGNITLGAPAIEGASVEAKVLQHLKGDKVIVFKKKRRKGFKKRNGHRQYLTQIVIEGISATGGKKAAKAEKATEPKAEKAAAEPKAPKAKKATTEAPATEENN; this is translated from the coding sequence ATGTACGCAATCGTAGAGATAGCAGGGCAACAATTTAAAGTTAGCAAAGACTTAAAAGTTTATGTTCACCGTTTGGCTAATGAAGAAGGTTCAAAAGTTTCTTTTGACAAAGTTCTTTTATTAGACGATAATGGCAACATTACTTTAGGCGCCCCAGCTATAGAAGGTGCTTCAGTAGAAGCCAAAGTGTTACAACACTTAAAAGGAGACAAAGTAATCGTTTTCAAAAAGAAAAGAAGAAAAGGATTCAAGAAAAGAAACGGTCACAGACAGTATCTTACTCAAATTGTAATTGAAGGTATCAGCGCAACCGGCGGTAAAAAAGCGGCTAAAGCTGAGAAAGCTACAGAACCAAAAGCTGAAAAAGCAGCAGCAGAGCCAAAAGCGCCAAAAGCGAAAAAAGCAACTACTGAAGCTCCAGCAACAGAAGAAAACAACTAA
- a CDS encoding pitrilysin family protein, producing MKKSLIALSSLLMLGGTAHAQKVAFEEYDLPNGLHVILHNDPSAPVVITSVMYHVGSKDENPERTGFAHFFEHLLFEGTENIKRGEWFKIVTSNGGTNNANTSEDRTYYFEVFPSNNTELGLWMESERLMHPVINQIGVDTQNEVVKEEKRLRVDNQPYGNLIAEVKKNMFKNHPYRWAPIGSMDHLDAATLEEFQAFNKKFYTPNNAVLVVAGQIDIAQTKAWIEKYFGPIPRGVEVKKQTFTEAPITETIKATYEDPNIQKAMMVAAYRIPSMKTRDARVLDMISTYLSNGKSSKLYKKIVDDKKMALVVAAFNYAQEDYGQYILYGMPQGENTSADLIREIDEEIVKLQTELISEKDFQKLQNINESNYVDNNASIEGVAENLATYYLLYGDVNLINTDIDILRSITREEIREAAKKYLNPNQRLILDYVPAKDKAQN from the coding sequence ATGAAAAAATCATTAATTGCTTTAAGTTCATTGCTTATGCTTGGAGGAACAGCGCATGCTCAAAAGGTAGCTTTTGAAGAGTACGATTTACCTAATGGTCTTCACGTAATTTTACACAACGATCCATCGGCTCCGGTAGTGATTACGTCTGTAATGTACCATGTAGGTTCTAAAGATGAAAATCCGGAAAGAACTGGATTTGCTCACTTTTTTGAACATTTATTATTCGAAGGAACTGAGAACATCAAAAGAGGTGAATGGTTTAAAATTGTAACTTCTAACGGAGGAACAAACAACGCCAACACTTCTGAAGACAGAACGTATTACTTCGAAGTTTTTCCTTCTAACAATACCGAATTAGGATTATGGATGGAATCTGAAAGATTAATGCATCCGGTAATCAACCAAATTGGTGTTGATACGCAAAACGAAGTAGTAAAAGAAGAAAAAAGACTACGCGTTGACAACCAACCTTACGGAAATTTAATTGCCGAGGTGAAGAAAAACATGTTTAAAAATCACCCATACCGTTGGGCACCAATTGGTTCTATGGACCATTTAGACGCAGCGACTTTGGAAGAATTTCAAGCATTTAACAAAAAATTCTATACGCCAAACAATGCGGTTTTAGTAGTGGCAGGTCAAATTGACATTGCGCAAACTAAAGCATGGATTGAAAAATATTTTGGCCCAATTCCAAGAGGTGTTGAAGTCAAAAAACAAACTTTCACAGAAGCACCGATTACGGAAACCATCAAAGCGACATACGAAGATCCAAACATCCAAAAAGCAATGATGGTTGCTGCTTACAGAATTCCGTCTATGAAAACGCGTGATGCTAGAGTGTTAGACATGATTTCTACTTATTTAAGCAATGGAAAAAGCTCAAAATTGTACAAAAAAATTGTTGACGATAAGAAAATGGCTTTGGTAGTTGCCGCTTTTAATTACGCTCAGGAAGATTATGGACAATACATTCTTTACGGAATGCCACAAGGCGAAAACACTTCGGCTGACTTAATCAGAGAAATTGATGAAGAAATCGTGAAATTACAAACCGAATTGATTTCTGAAAAAGATTTCCAAAAACTACAAAATATCAACGAAAGCAATTACGTTGATAATAATGCCAGCATCGAAGGTGTTGCCGAAAATTTAGCCACTTACTATTTGTTATATGGTGATGTTAATTTGATTAATACTGATATTGACATTTTGCGTTCCATTACTCGTGAAGAAATCAGAGAGGCAGCCAAAAAATATTTAAATCCTAATCAACGTTTGATTTTGGATTATGTTCCAGCGAAAGACAAAGCTCAAAACTAA
- a CDS encoding insulinase family protein has protein sequence MKKTIIVLSSLFLTLIMQAQDRTQPKPGPAPVLNIKKPTTFTLPNGLKVLVVENHKLPRVAFSLTIDNTPYAEGDKKGVADLTSSLIGNGSTKTSKDVFNEEIDFLGANINFFASGASASGLSKHSKRILELMAEGALMPNFTQEEFDKERDKLIEGLKTQEKSVTAVAGRVEGVLAYGKSHPAGEYLSEETIKNVSLADVKNNYRTYFVPQNAYLVVVGDVKTKDVKKNVEKLFGSWVKATAPNLTYSNPTNVQYSQINFVDMPNAVQSEITILNTVNLKMSDADYFPVILANQVFGGDFNSYLNMNLREAHGWTYGARSSVGFDKNMYSVFKANTQVRNAVTDSAVVEALNELKKIRTEKVSADVLNSVKAGYVGRFVMQVEKPATVARYALNIETEGLPADFYENYIKNINAVTPDDIMRVANKYFLADNLRILVVGKASEVLSGLESRKIPIFYFDKFGNPTEKPVMKKAVPAGVTVKTIVDAYVAAIGGDKAVKSVKSIAYLGSAKIPQAPMPITYTSKIDSKGRLAEELSMAGMGSLMKQVVNGNTAYASQQGQKKVMEGKELAEMKESAVLFSETLLASKAGVTVTGIESLNGSDVYTVVDGDSTYYFDVKSGLKVAEASTVDQGGQKVTQLTTYGDYRDVKGVKVPFNQVMNVGFELDIKMSEVKINEGVTDADFQ, from the coding sequence ATGAAAAAAACAATTATAGTATTATCAAGCTTGTTTTTAACCCTTATTATGCAAGCACAAGACAGAACACAACCAAAACCAGGTCCGGCACCGGTTTTGAATATCAAAAAACCAACGACTTTTACTTTGCCAAACGGCTTGAAAGTTTTGGTCGTTGAAAACCACAAGTTACCAAGAGTTGCTTTTAGTTTAACCATCGACAATACGCCGTATGCTGAAGGTGATAAAAAAGGGGTTGCTGATTTAACCAGTAGCTTAATTGGTAACGGATCAACTAAAACTTCTAAAGATGTTTTCAACGAAGAAATTGATTTTCTTGGAGCGAATATTAATTTCTTCGCCTCCGGTGCCAGCGCTAGTGGTTTGTCAAAGCACTCTAAAAGAATTTTAGAATTAATGGCTGAAGGCGCTTTGATGCCAAACTTCACGCAAGAGGAATTTGACAAAGAAAGAGACAAATTAATTGAAGGCTTAAAAACCCAAGAAAAAAGTGTTACCGCTGTTGCCGGAAGAGTAGAAGGTGTTTTAGCTTATGGCAAAAGCCACCCGGCCGGAGAATATTTATCTGAAGAAACCATTAAAAATGTTTCTTTAGCTGATGTAAAAAACAACTACAGAACCTATTTTGTTCCACAGAACGCTTATCTTGTTGTAGTGGGTGATGTTAAAACCAAAGACGTTAAGAAAAACGTTGAGAAATTATTTGGTTCATGGGTAAAAGCTACGGCTCCTAATTTGACTTATTCTAACCCAACAAACGTTCAATACTCACAAATTAACTTTGTGGATATGCCAAACGCAGTACAATCTGAAATCACGATTTTAAATACGGTTAATTTAAAAATGTCTGATGCAGATTATTTTCCTGTGATTTTAGCCAACCAAGTATTTGGTGGAGATTTCAACAGTTACTTGAACATGAATTTAAGAGAAGCACATGGTTGGACATACGGCGCCCGATCTAGCGTAGGTTTCGACAAAAACATGTACAGCGTATTCAAAGCCAATACTCAAGTGAGAAACGCAGTTACGGATAGCGCTGTGGTAGAAGCTTTAAACGAATTGAAAAAAATCAGAACTGAAAAAGTAAGTGCAGACGTTTTAAATAGTGTTAAAGCTGGATATGTTGGTCGTTTCGTAATGCAAGTTGAAAAACCGGCTACCGTAGCACGTTATGCTTTGAACATTGAAACCGAAGGTTTACCAGCTGATTTTTATGAAAATTATATCAAAAACATCAATGCAGTTACTCCGGATGACATCATGAGAGTAGCTAACAAATATTTCTTAGCAGATAACTTAAGAATATTAGTGGTTGGAAAAGCATCTGAAGTACTTTCAGGTTTAGAAAGCAGAAAAATTCCAATTTTCTACTTTGATAAATTTGGTAACCCAACAGAGAAACCGGTAATGAAAAAAGCGGTTCCTGCAGGTGTAACGGTAAAAACCATTGTTGACGCTTATGTTGCTGCTATTGGTGGTGATAAAGCTGTTAAGTCAGTGAAATCTATCGCTTATTTAGGTTCTGCTAAAATACCTCAAGCGCCGATGCCAATTACTTACACTTCTAAGATTGACTCAAAAGGAAGATTAGCAGAAGAATTATCAATGGCCGGAATGGGTTCATTGATGAAACAAGTGGTTAATGGTAATACTGCTTATGCTTCTCAACAAGGGCAGAAAAAAGTTATGGAAGGCAAAGAATTAGCCGAAATGAAAGAAAGCGCTGTATTATTCAGCGAAACTTTATTGGCCTCTAAAGCCGGTGTAACGGTTACAGGTATTGAATCTCTAAACGGAAGCGATGTTTATACTGTAGTTGATGGTGACTCTACTTATTACTTTGATGTAAAATCAGGTTTAAAAGTTGCTGAAGCTTCAACGGTTGATCAAGGCGGACAAAAAGTAACTCAACTTACTACTTACGGTGATTACAGAGATGTAAAAGGTGTTAAAGTCCCTTTCAACCAAGTGATGAATGTTGGTTTCGAATTAGACATCAAAATGTCTGAAGTTAAAATCAACGAAGGTGTTACTGATGCCGATTTTCAATAA
- a CDS encoding DMT family transporter, protein MKSQQFKWFILIVLALIWGSSFILIKKGLVSLNPFQLGSLRIIFCALFLLIVGFKNIMTIPLHKWKFIALTSLFGTFIPAYLFAIAQTEINSSVSSILNSLTPLNTLILGAIVFGLDFKRTQIFGVVVGLVGTMLLIFNGAIHNPNQNYWYTILVLIASICYAMNVNFIKKYLSDLKPLTITVGNFLVMLFPALIILSFTDFFSVVEVEEVQHAMMYVAILGVIGTGIANVLFYKLIQISSPVFATSVTYLIPVVAFFWGLLDNEMLTPVQFIGAFIILIGVYLSSKK, encoded by the coding sequence ATGAAGTCTCAACAATTCAAATGGTTTATTTTAATTGTACTTGCCTTGATTTGGGGAAGTTCATTTATTCTTATTAAAAAAGGTTTGGTGAGTTTGAATCCGTTTCAGTTGGGTTCGCTTCGAATCATCTTTTGCGCTTTGTTTCTCTTGATTGTTGGCTTTAAAAATATAATGACCATTCCGTTACACAAATGGAAGTTTATTGCGCTGACGTCGCTTTTTGGAACCTTTATTCCGGCTTATCTTTTTGCGATTGCCCAAACTGAAATTAATAGTTCGGTGAGTTCGATACTCAATTCTTTAACGCCTTTGAATACGCTAATCCTTGGCGCGATAGTTTTTGGATTGGATTTCAAGCGAACGCAAATCTTTGGCGTAGTCGTTGGGCTTGTCGGAACAATGTTATTGATTTTTAACGGAGCGATTCACAATCCGAATCAGAATTATTGGTATACGATATTGGTACTGATTGCTTCAATTTGTTATGCGATGAATGTGAATTTCATCAAAAAATATTTATCCGATTTAAAACCACTGACCATAACGGTTGGAAACTTTTTAGTGATGTTGTTTCCGGCTTTAATCATTTTATCCTTTACCGATTTCTTTTCGGTAGTTGAGGTAGAAGAAGTGCAACATGCGATGATGTATGTCGCTATTTTGGGTGTCATTGGAACCGGAATAGCCAATGTGCTTTTTTATAAATTGATTCAGATTTCGTCTCCTGTTTTTGCGACTTCGGTAACTTATTTAATTCCGGTAGTGGCTTTCTTTTGGGGATTGTTAGATAACGAAATGTTGACGCCGGTTCAGTTTATTGGTGCTTTTATTATTTTGATAGGCGTTTACTTGTCAAGTAAAAAATAA
- a CDS encoding heavy-metal-associated domain-containing protein has product MNFTKSLLTLGMASTLFFSCKDTASKPTTDDTKEAAATEQKAPTVAAKPETATFKIDGMTCSMGCAKTIEKELAHMNGVQKATVDFDKKEATVEFDAAVLTPEKLFATVEATGDGTTYKVVTNK; this is encoded by the coding sequence ATGAATTTCACCAAATCATTATTAACCTTAGGTATGGCCTCAACCTTATTTTTCAGCTGTAAAGATACCGCAAGCAAGCCTACAACTGATGACACTAAAGAAGCTGCCGCAACAGAACAAAAAGCACCAACTGTTGCAGCTAAACCTGAAACAGCTACTTTTAAAATAGACGGCATGACTTGCTCGATGGGTTGTGCAAAAACTATTGAAAAAGAATTAGCGCACATGAACGGTGTGCAAAAAGCAACCGTTGATTTTGACAAAAAAGAAGCTACAGTCGAATTTGACGCAGCGGTTTTAACACCGGAAAAATTATTTGCAACAGTTGAAGCTACCGGAGACGGCACAACTTATAAAGTGGTTACTAATAAATAA
- the gldD gene encoding gliding motility lipoprotein GldD: MINKIIGFLSVVLLLSFTACKDDALPKPASQLRLDYPLAQYAPFSNHCPVAFDINEDAIIKEDRNCGFSIHYPKMKATIYLTYKPVNGDINKLLRDAQKLTYEHVIKADDILEQPYINPDKKVYGMFYQVRGNAATNAQFYATDSIKHFVTGSVYFYAKPNFDSIMPAADYIKNDMQQLMETIQWTRDR, encoded by the coding sequence ATGATAAATAAGATAATTGGATTTTTATCCGTGGTTTTGCTTTTGAGTTTCACCGCTTGTAAAGATGATGCGTTACCTAAACCCGCGAGTCAATTGCGTTTGGATTATCCTTTGGCACAATATGCCCCTTTTAGTAATCATTGTCCGGTTGCCTTTGATATCAATGAAGATGCGATTATCAAAGAAGATAGAAACTGTGGCTTTTCGATTCATTATCCAAAAATGAAGGCGACCATTTATTTGACCTATAAACCGGTAAATGGCGACATCAATAAATTATTGAGAGATGCGCAAAAACTGACTTACGAACACGTAATCAAAGCCGACGATATTTTGGAACAACCTTATATCAATCCTGATAAAAAAGTTTATGGGATGTTTTATCAAGTAAGAGGAAATGCCGCAACCAATGCTCAGTTTTATGCTACGGATAGTATTAAACATTTTGTGACCGGTTCGGTTTATTTTTATGCCAAACCTAATTTTGACTCAATTATGCCGGCGGCAGATTATATCAAAAACGACATGCAGCAATTGATGGAAACCATTCAATGGACCCGAGACCGTTAG